A part of Pectobacterium cacticida genomic DNA contains:
- the degS gene encoding outer membrane-stress sensor serine endopeptidase DegS, protein MLVKLLRSALLGVLVAGIILAVLPFIGSGTSFLKRNDQNKEGVPLSYHQGVSRAAPAVVNIYNRVVKPEKHNEVAIHPLGSGVIMNEKGYILTNKHVINDVQQIQIELSDGRLYEARVIGSDTLTDLAVLQIDGVNLPVIPINPDRIPHVGDVVMAIGNPYNLGQTITQGIISATGRVSLSAYGQQRSQVGRQNLLQTDASINHGNSGGALVNTLGELVGINTLSFDKSSNGETPEGISFAIPVALATKVMDKLIRDGRVIRGYIGINGVQLENIETNSITNSRGAAGRLNGILVQTIDPGGPADKAGIRVEDIIVSVNNKPARSIIETMEQVSEIRPGTVIPVTIERANKQITLQMTIQEFPTQ, encoded by the coding sequence ATGCTTGTTAAGTTATTACGTTCAGCGCTATTAGGTGTCCTCGTCGCCGGTATTATCCTGGCCGTACTTCCCTTTATTGGGTCTGGCACATCGTTTCTGAAACGCAATGACCAAAATAAGGAAGGCGTCCCCCTAAGCTACCATCAGGGCGTGAGCCGCGCGGCACCGGCGGTAGTTAACATTTATAACCGTGTTGTTAAGCCGGAAAAACACAACGAAGTCGCTATTCACCCTTTGGGGTCTGGCGTCATTATGAATGAAAAAGGCTACATTTTAACCAATAAGCATGTAATCAATGACGTACAGCAGATTCAGATAGAATTGTCGGACGGCAGATTGTACGAAGCGCGCGTGATTGGTTCCGATACTCTGACCGATCTGGCCGTGTTGCAAATTGATGGCGTTAACTTACCCGTTATCCCCATAAATCCAGACCGTATCCCGCATGTCGGTGACGTCGTAATGGCAATCGGCAACCCCTACAATCTTGGACAGACTATTACGCAGGGCATTATCAGCGCCACCGGGCGCGTCAGTCTCAGCGCCTATGGACAGCAAAGAAGTCAGGTAGGCCGCCAAAACCTGCTGCAAACCGACGCCTCAATTAACCATGGGAATTCCGGCGGCGCGTTGGTTAATACGCTCGGTGAATTGGTTGGGATTAATACTCTTTCATTTGATAAAAGTAGTAATGGCGAAACGCCGGAAGGGATTAGCTTTGCTATCCCAGTAGCGCTGGCCACGAAAGTGATGGATAAACTCATCCGCGATGGTCGCGTTATTCGCGGTTATATTGGCATCAATGGTGTACAGCTTGAGAACATTGAAACCAATAGTATAACCAATAGTCGTGGTGCCGCTGGGAGGTTAAACGGCATACTCGTACAGACGATTGATCCTGGCGGCCCTGCGGATAAAGCGGGGATTCGCGTCGAAGATATCATTGTCAGCGTTAACAACAAGCCCGCACGTTCGATCATCGAAACCATGGAGCAGGTATCGGAAATACGTCCCGGCACCGTCATACCGGTCACCATTGAACGCGCGAATAAGCAAATTACGCTACAAATGACGATTCAGGAGTTCCCCACGCAATAG
- the murA gene encoding UDP-N-acetylglucosamine 1-carboxyvinyltransferase gives MDKFRVQGPTRLTGEVTISGAKNAALPILFAALLAEEPVEIQNVPKLRDIDTTMKLLGQLGAHVERNGSVHVDASKVNVFCAPYDLVKTMRASIWALGPLVARFGQGQVSLPGGCAIGARPVDLHIYGLEQLGAQIVLEEGYVKATVDGRLKGAHIVMDKVSVGATVTIMSAATLAEGTTIIENAAREPEIVDTANFLNTLGAKISGAGSDKITIEGVKRLGGGVHRVVPDRIETGTFLVAAAVSRGKITCRHTRPDTLDAVLAKLREAGAEIEVGEDWISLDMHGKRPKAVTVRTSPHPGFPTDMQAQFSLLNLVAEGTGVITETIFENRFMHVPELIRMGAQAEIESNTVICHGVDKLSGAQVMATDLRASASLVLAGCIAEGVTIVDRIYHIDRGYDRIEDKLRALGANIERVSAPE, from the coding sequence ATGGATAAATTTCGTGTTCAGGGCCCAACCCGCTTAACGGGAGAAGTGACGATTTCCGGCGCCAAGAATGCTGCGTTACCGATCCTGTTCGCCGCTTTACTTGCAGAAGAACCGGTGGAGATCCAAAACGTACCGAAGCTGCGCGATATTGACACCACCATGAAACTGCTCGGTCAATTGGGCGCGCACGTTGAGCGCAATGGTTCTGTTCATGTGGATGCCAGCAAGGTTAATGTATTTTGCGCTCCCTACGATTTGGTGAAAACCATGCGTGCCTCTATCTGGGCTTTAGGTCCGCTGGTGGCGCGTTTTGGGCAAGGTCAGGTGTCGTTGCCCGGCGGTTGTGCCATTGGCGCACGCCCGGTTGATTTACATATCTACGGCCTTGAGCAACTCGGTGCACAGATCGTACTGGAAGAAGGCTATGTAAAAGCGACGGTGGATGGTCGTTTGAAAGGCGCGCATATTGTGATGGATAAGGTAAGCGTGGGTGCTACCGTAACCATTATGAGTGCGGCGACGCTGGCAGAAGGCACAACGATTATTGAGAACGCCGCGCGTGAGCCGGAAATTGTCGACACGGCAAACTTCCTGAATACGCTGGGGGCGAAAATCAGTGGGGCTGGCAGTGATAAAATCACCATTGAAGGCGTCAAGCGTCTGGGCGGCGGCGTACACCGCGTGGTGCCTGACCGTATTGAAACCGGCACATTCCTGGTGGCGGCTGCGGTGTCTCGCGGGAAAATTACCTGTCGCCATACTCGTCCTGATACGTTGGATGCGGTATTGGCCAAACTGCGTGAAGCCGGCGCGGAGATTGAAGTCGGTGAAGATTGGATCAGCCTGGATATGCATGGGAAGCGTCCGAAAGCGGTGACCGTGCGTACCTCGCCGCATCCAGGGTTCCCGACCGACATGCAGGCACAGTTCAGCTTGCTGAATCTGGTCGCAGAAGGAACAGGGGTGATTACCGAAACCATCTTCGAAAACCGCTTCATGCATGTGCCGGAACTTATCCGTATGGGCGCGCAGGCGGAAATCGAGAGTAATACGGTGATCTGTCACGGTGTAGATAAGCTGTCCGGTGCGCAGGTGATGGCGACTGACTTACGTGCATCGGCCAGTCTGGTGTTAGCCGGTTGTATCGCGGAAGGCGTGACGATAGTGGATCGTATTTATCATATCGATCGTGGTTATGACCGTATTGAAGATAAGTTGCGTGCGTTAGGTGCGAATATTGAGCGCGTTAGTGCGCCCGAATAA
- the zapG gene encoding Z-ring associated protein ZapG: protein MTWEYALIGLVVGIIIGAVAMRFGNRKLRQQQIMQNELEKSKSELEAYRQELVGHFARSAELLDNMADDYRQLYQHMAKSSNSLLPHVPGQDNPFKYRLTESEADNDQAPVDMPPRDYSDGASGLLRAERPIRK, encoded by the coding sequence ATGACCTGGGAGTATGCACTGATAGGTTTGGTTGTCGGTATTATTATTGGTGCTGTCGCCATGCGCTTTGGTAACCGTAAGCTGCGGCAACAGCAAATAATGCAAAATGAACTGGAGAAGAGCAAAAGCGAGCTGGAAGCGTATCGTCAGGAATTGGTGGGACACTTCGCGCGCAGTGCAGAACTGCTGGATAACATGGCGGATGATTACCGCCAGCTTTATCAGCACATGGCGAAAAGCTCCAATAGCCTGTTGCCTCACGTTCCCGGTCAGGATAACCCATTTAAATACCGTCTGACCGAGTCAGAGGCAGACAACGACCAGGCGCCGGTAGATATGCCGCCACGTGATTATTCCGATGGTGCATCAGGTCTGTTGCGCGCCGAGCGCCCAATTCGCAAATAA
- a CDS encoding (S)-acetoin forming diacetyl reductase, translated as MAVEVALVTGAGQGIGRAIALRLAADGFAVAIVDYNKETAHSVAQEIEKSGGQAIALQADVSDREAVFAAVAETKKHFGDFNVIVNNAGVAPSTLIEDITPEIVDRVYNINVKGVIWGIQAALDAFKSLGHGGKIINACSQAGHVGNPELAVYSSSKFAVRGLTQTAARDLAPLGITVNGYCPGIVKTPMWDEIDRKISESAGKPRGYATEEFAKRITLGRLSEPEDVAACVSYLASHDSDYMTGQSLLIDGGMVFN; from the coding sequence ATGGCAGTCGAAGTGGCTCTTGTGACAGGCGCAGGTCAAGGTATTGGCCGTGCTATTGCTCTCAGACTGGCGGCTGACGGATTTGCCGTCGCCATCGTGGACTACAATAAGGAAACCGCGCACAGTGTCGCGCAGGAAATCGAAAAATCAGGCGGACAAGCTATCGCATTACAGGCAGATGTTTCAGATCGCGAGGCAGTCTTCGCGGCTGTCGCCGAAACTAAAAAGCATTTTGGCGACTTTAATGTGATCGTCAATAATGCGGGTGTTGCCCCATCAACGCTGATTGAAGATATCACACCAGAGATTGTCGATCGCGTTTATAACATTAACGTTAAAGGCGTCATCTGGGGCATTCAAGCCGCGCTTGATGCCTTTAAATCACTGGGGCATGGCGGCAAGATCATCAATGCCTGTTCTCAGGCCGGGCATGTAGGGAACCCCGAACTCGCCGTATACAGTTCAAGTAAATTTGCAGTCCGTGGGTTAACGCAGACCGCTGCGCGTGATTTGGCACCACTAGGCATCACGGTCAATGGCTACTGTCCTGGCATCGTAAAAACGCCAATGTGGGATGAAATCGATCGGAAAATCTCTGAGTCGGCCGGTAAACCGCGTGGCTATGCGACTGAGGAATTTGCTAAACGCATCACGCTCGGTCGCCTATCCGAGCCAGAAGATGTCGCCGCCTGTGTTTCCTATTTGGCTAGCCATGATTCTGACTATATGACGGGACAATCGTTATTAATTGATGGTGGTATGGTGTTTAATTAA
- the rpsI gene encoding 30S ribosomal protein S9, giving the protein MAENQYYGTGRRKSSAARVFIKPGNGNIVINQRSLEQYFGRETARMVVRQPLELVDMVGKFDLYITVKGGGISGQAGAIRHGITRALMEYDESLRGELRKAGFVTRDARQVERKKVGLRKARRRPQFSKR; this is encoded by the coding sequence ATGGCTGAAAATCAATACTACGGCACTGGTCGCCGCAAAAGCTCCGCCGCTCGCGTGTTCATCAAACCGGGCAACGGTAACATCGTTATCAACCAGCGTAGTCTGGAACAGTACTTCGGTCGCGAAACTGCCCGCATGGTAGTTCGTCAGCCGCTTGAACTGGTCGACATGGTCGGTAAATTCGATCTGTACATCACCGTTAAAGGTGGTGGTATCTCTGGTCAGGCGGGTGCGATCCGTCACGGAATCACGCGTGCTCTGATGGAGTATGATGAGTCTCTGCGTGGCGAACTGCGTAAAGCAGGCTTTGTAACGCGCGACGCTCGTCAGGTTGAACGTAAGAAAGTCGGTCTGCGTAAAGCACGTCGTCGTCCTCAGTTCTCCAAGCGTTAA
- the rplM gene encoding 50S ribosomal protein L13, giving the protein MKTFTAKPETVKRDWYVVDANGKTLGRLATELARRLRGKHKAEYTPHVDTGDYIIVLNADKVAVTGNKRSDKIYYHHTGHIGGIKQATFEEMIARRPERVIEIAVKGMLPKGPLGRAMFRKLKVYAGTEHNHAAQQPQVLDI; this is encoded by the coding sequence ATGAAAACTTTTACAGCTAAACCAGAAACCGTAAAACGCGACTGGTATGTTGTTGATGCGAACGGCAAAACTTTAGGTCGTCTCGCTACTGAACTGGCTCGTCGTCTGCGCGGCAAGCATAAAGCGGAATACACTCCGCACGTTGATACGGGTGATTACATCATCGTTCTGAACGCTGACAAAGTAGCCGTAACTGGCAACAAACGTTCTGATAAGATTTATTATCATCACACCGGTCACATCGGTGGTATTAAACAAGCGACCTTTGAAGAGATGATTGCCCGCCGTCCTGAGCGTGTGATTGAAATCGCGGTTAAAGGCATGCTGCCGAAGGGCCCGTTGGGTCGTGCTATGTTCCGTAAACTGAAAGTTTACGCGGGTACCGAGCACAATCACGCGGCACAGCAACCGCAAGTTCTGGACATTTAA
- the sspB gene encoding ClpXP protease specificity-enhancing factor has translation MTLSQLSPRRPYLLRAFYDWLLDNQLTPHLVVDVTLPGVSVPMEFARDGQIVLNIAPRAVGGLELADDSVRFNARFGGVPRQVYVPMAAVMAIYARENGAGTMFEPEPAYESAGELDGARDDAHSAAPVMSVVETPLDSAALSDSSDDEPPQPPKGGRPSLRVVK, from the coding sequence ATGACGTTGTCTCAATTGTCTCCACGTCGTCCGTATTTGCTACGGGCTTTTTATGATTGGTTACTGGATAACCAGTTAACTCCCCATCTGGTAGTGGATGTCACTCTGCCGGGCGTATCGGTGCCGATGGAATTTGCTCGCGACGGGCAAATTGTGTTGAATATTGCGCCGCGCGCGGTTGGTGGGCTTGAATTAGCTGATGACAGCGTGCGCTTCAATGCGCGTTTTGGCGGCGTACCGCGCCAGGTTTATGTGCCGATGGCGGCCGTGATGGCGATTTATGCGCGTGAAAACGGGGCAGGGACAATGTTTGAGCCAGAGCCAGCGTATGAGTCTGCGGGGGAATTGGACGGCGCGAGAGACGACGCCCACTCTGCGGCGCCAGTGATGTCGGTGGTCGAGACTCCATTAGATTCTGCGGCATTGAGCGACAGCTCTGATGATGAACCGCCACAGCCGCCTAAAGGTGGTAGGCCGTCGCTGCGAGTGGTTAAATAG
- a CDS encoding glutamate synthase small subunit: MSQNVYQFIDLQRVDPPKKPLKIRKIEFVEIYEPFSESQSKAQADRCLACGNPYCEWKCPVHNYIPNWLKLANEGRIIEAAELSHQTNSLPEVCGRVCPQDRLCEGSCTLNAEFGAVTIGNIERYINDKAIEMGWKPSVANVKPTGKRVAIIGAGPAGLACADVLARNGVQAVVFDRHPEIGGLLTFGIPSFKLEKEVMVKRREIFTEMGIEFRLNTEVGKDVEMKALLDEYDAVFLGVGTYQSMRGGLDNEDAQGVYDALPFLIANTKQLMGFEAAAGEPYVSMQGKRVVVLGGGDTAMDCVRTSIRQGATHVTCAYRRDEANMPGSKREVKNSREEGVEFKFNLQPLSIEINGAGNVCGVKMARTALGEPDANGRRRPEVVEGSEHVLEADAVIMAFGFRPHKMAWLAEHDVKLDNQGRILAPESGDNAFQTSNPKIFAGGDAVRGSDLVVTAIAEGRKAADGIMNYLEV, from the coding sequence ATGAGTCAGAATGTGTACCAATTTATCGACTTACAGCGCGTTGATCCGCCCAAGAAACCGCTGAAGATTCGTAAGATTGAGTTTGTTGAAATCTACGAGCCATTTTCAGAAAGCCAGTCCAAAGCCCAGGCAGACCGTTGCCTGGCTTGCGGCAACCCGTACTGTGAATGGAAATGCCCGGTTCATAACTACATCCCGAACTGGTTGAAGCTGGCAAACGAGGGCCGCATTATTGAAGCGGCCGAATTATCGCACCAGACCAATAGTCTGCCCGAAGTGTGCGGTCGTGTGTGTCCCCAGGATCGTTTATGCGAAGGATCTTGCACGTTGAATGCGGAGTTCGGTGCAGTCACTATCGGCAACATCGAACGCTATATCAATGATAAAGCGATAGAGATGGGCTGGAAACCGAGCGTCGCCAACGTCAAACCCACGGGTAAACGCGTCGCCATTATTGGCGCAGGCCCCGCCGGGCTAGCCTGTGCCGATGTGCTGGCGCGCAATGGCGTACAGGCTGTTGTTTTCGATCGCCATCCTGAGATCGGCGGTCTGCTGACTTTCGGCATCCCTTCTTTCAAGTTAGAAAAAGAAGTGATGGTGAAACGGCGGGAGATCTTCACCGAAATGGGTATCGAATTCCGTCTGAATACCGAAGTCGGCAAAGATGTCGAAATGAAAGCGCTACTGGACGAGTACGATGCGGTCTTCCTCGGCGTTGGCACCTATCAGTCTATGCGAGGCGGGTTGGACAATGAAGACGCTCAGGGTGTTTACGATGCCTTGCCGTTCCTGATCGCCAACACCAAACAATTGATGGGCTTTGAGGCCGCCGCAGGCGAGCCTTACGTCAGTATGCAGGGTAAGCGCGTCGTCGTATTAGGCGGCGGCGATACGGCGATGGACTGCGTTCGTACCTCAATCCGTCAGGGCGCAACGCATGTCACCTGCGCCTATCGCCGTGATGAGGCGAATATGCCAGGTTCTAAACGCGAAGTGAAAAATTCGCGTGAAGAAGGCGTTGAGTTCAAATTTAACTTACAACCGCTGAGCATCGAGATCAACGGCGCAGGGAATGTGTGCGGTGTGAAAATGGCGCGTACCGCGCTGGGTGAACCCGATGCCAATGGACGTCGCCGTCCAGAAGTCGTAGAGGGTTCCGAGCACGTTCTGGAAGCCGACGCGGTCATTATGGCATTTGGCTTCCGCCCACACAAAATGGCGTGGCTGGCAGAACATGATGTCAAATTGGACAACCAGGGGCGGATTCTCGCCCCGGAAAGCGGCGACAACGCTTTCCAGACCAGCAACCCGAAAATTTTCGCCGGCGGCGATGCCGTTCGCGGCTCCGATCTGGTGGTAACCGCTATTGCTGAAGGTCGAAAAGCCGCTGACGGCATCATGAACTATCTGGAAGTGTAG
- the degQ gene encoding serine endoprotease DegQ — protein sequence MKKTSLLFSALAMSISLTLSTLPVANAALPAAVQGQQMPSLAPMLEKVLPAVVSVHVEGTQVQRQRVPEEFKFFFGPNFPTDRQSARPFEGLGSGVIIDAAKGYVLTNNHVINNADKIRVQLNDGREYEAKLIGRDEQTDIALLQLNGAKNLVAVKIADSDQLRVGDFAVAVGNPFGLGQTATSGIISALGRSGLNLEGLENFIQTDASINRGNSGGALVNLNGELIGINTAILAPGGGNIGIGFAIPSNMAQNLAQQLVEFGEVKRGLLGIRGSEMTSEMAKAFKVDAQRGAFVSEVIPKSAAAKAGIKAGDVLTTLDGKPISSFAELRAKIGTTAPGKTVKIGLLRDGKSMEVSVVLDNSASAATSAETLSPLLQGASLSNGQLKDGSKGVKIDSVGKDTPAAQIGLQKDDVIIGVNRERVENISQLRKLLESKPTIMALNIVRGEETIYLLLR from the coding sequence ATGAAAAAAACATCACTATTATTTAGTGCACTGGCAATGAGTATAAGCTTAACCCTGTCCACGCTTCCCGTCGCGAATGCGGCGCTGCCTGCTGCGGTACAAGGGCAACAGATGCCAAGTCTGGCCCCCATGCTCGAAAAAGTTCTGCCCGCCGTGGTCAGCGTACATGTCGAAGGTACACAGGTTCAGCGCCAGCGCGTACCAGAAGAGTTCAAATTCTTCTTTGGCCCCAATTTCCCGACTGACAGGCAAAGCGCTCGTCCATTTGAAGGGTTAGGTTCCGGCGTCATTATTGATGCGGCCAAAGGTTATGTGCTCACGAACAACCACGTTATTAATAACGCCGACAAAATCCGCGTCCAACTTAATGACGGGCGTGAATATGAAGCGAAGTTGATTGGTCGCGACGAGCAAACCGATATCGCACTGCTACAGTTAAACGGCGCGAAAAATCTGGTCGCGGTGAAAATCGCCGATTCCGATCAGCTTCGCGTCGGCGATTTTGCCGTTGCCGTCGGCAATCCATTCGGTCTAGGACAGACGGCAACGTCCGGTATTATTTCCGCGCTAGGGCGTAGTGGCTTGAATCTTGAAGGTTTGGAAAACTTTATCCAGACCGACGCCTCCATCAACCGCGGTAATTCCGGCGGCGCGCTGGTTAACCTCAATGGCGAATTAATCGGTATTAATACGGCTATTCTGGCGCCAGGAGGGGGGAATATCGGTATTGGCTTCGCTATTCCCAGCAATATGGCCCAGAATCTGGCACAGCAGCTCGTGGAGTTCGGCGAGGTCAAACGTGGCTTACTTGGTATTAGGGGCAGCGAAATGACGTCCGAGATGGCGAAAGCCTTCAAAGTTGACGCACAGCGTGGCGCCTTTGTCAGTGAAGTCATACCGAAATCCGCCGCAGCCAAAGCCGGCATCAAAGCGGGTGATGTGTTAACTACGCTGGATGGTAAACCTATCAGCAGCTTTGCGGAATTGCGTGCGAAAATCGGCACTACCGCACCGGGCAAAACCGTGAAAATAGGCCTGCTACGTGATGGTAAATCGATGGAAGTTTCCGTAGTGCTGGATAACAGCGCCTCTGCCGCAACGAGCGCCGAAACGCTTTCGCCACTACTGCAAGGTGCATCCCTGAGCAATGGTCAACTGAAAGACGGCAGTAAAGGCGTAAAAATCGATAGCGTCGGCAAGGACACGCCAGCAGCACAGATTGGGTTGCAAAAGGACGACGTCATCATCGGAGTGAACCGTGAGCGAGTGGAAAACATCTCGCAGTTGCGCAAATTGCTGGAGTCGAAACCGACCATTATGGCGTTGAATATCGTGCGTGGCGAAGAAACAATTTATCTGCTATTGCGTTAA
- the sspA gene encoding stringent starvation protein SspA: MAVAANKRSVMTLFSGPSDIFSHQVRIVLAEKGVSVEIEQVDMDNLPQDLIDLNPYGSVPTLVDRELTLYESRIIMEYLDERFPHPPLMPVYPVARGNSRLMMHRIESDWYSLLMKIMHGGVQEADAARKQLREELLAIAPVFNETPYFMSEEFSLVDCYLAPLLWRLPQLGIELSGSGAKELKGYMTRVFERDAFLASLTEVEREMRLQTRG, encoded by the coding sequence ATGGCTGTCGCTGCCAACAAACGTTCGGTAATGACGCTGTTTTCTGGTCCATCCGACATTTTTAGCCATCAGGTCCGTATTGTATTGGCGGAAAAGGGTGTGAGTGTCGAGATTGAGCAGGTTGACATGGATAATCTGCCTCAGGATCTTATTGACCTCAACCCTTACGGTTCCGTGCCAACGTTGGTGGATCGCGAACTAACGCTCTATGAATCACGCATTATCATGGAGTATCTGGATGAACGCTTTCCTCATCCACCGTTAATGCCTGTTTATCCAGTGGCCCGCGGCAACAGCCGTCTAATGATGCACCGTATTGAAAGCGACTGGTATTCTTTGTTGATGAAAATCATGCATGGCGGCGTCCAGGAAGCGGATGCGGCGCGTAAGCAGTTACGTGAAGAACTACTGGCTATTGCTCCGGTGTTTAATGAGACGCCTTATTTCATGAGCGAAGAGTTTAGTCTGGTGGATTGCTATTTAGCACCTTTACTATGGCGTTTGCCACAGTTAGGTATTGAGTTGAGTGGCTCCGGCGCAAAAGAGCTGAAAGGTTATATGACTCGCGTCTTTGAACGTGATGCGTTCCTGGCTTCCCTGACGGAAGTAGAGCGTGAAATGCGTTTGCAAACCCGAGGTTAA
- the zapE gene encoding cell division protein ZapE gives MRIPPVTQQQMTPLALYQQALSVGEYQPDDVQRQTVECLESIYQALCERADNNEGGASGIVGKWRHWLGRGKEHSATPVRGLYMWGGVGRGKTWLMDMFFHSLPAGRKTRLHFHRFMLRVHEELNQFQGQENPLEKVADGFKAETDVLCFDEFFVSDITDAMLLAELLRALFARGITLVATSNIPPDELYRNGLQRTRFLPAIALIKQHCEIRNVDAGIDYRLRTLTQAHLYLSPLNAETTSAMQQMFTRLTGKVWQTPGPVLDINHRPLATLAASDGVLAVDFHTLCVEARSPNDYIALASLYHTVLLHNVTVMETKEENTARRFLALVDECYDRRIKLIISAQASMFDIYQGEHLKFEYQRCLSRLQEMQSEAYLRQPHLA, from the coding sequence ATGCGTATTCCACCGGTAACGCAGCAACAAATGACACCTCTGGCGCTTTACCAGCAGGCGCTTTCTGTTGGCGAATACCAACCCGATGATGTTCAGCGGCAAACTGTAGAATGTCTTGAGTCGATATATCAGGCACTCTGCGAACGTGCAGATAATAACGAGGGCGGGGCATCCGGCATCGTCGGGAAATGGCGTCACTGGTTAGGGCGGGGGAAGGAACACTCCGCAACGCCGGTTCGCGGTTTATATATGTGGGGCGGCGTTGGGCGAGGTAAAACCTGGCTAATGGATATGTTTTTCCATAGCCTGCCGGCTGGGCGTAAGACTCGCCTACACTTTCATCGTTTCATGCTGCGTGTACATGAAGAACTGAACCAGTTCCAGGGACAGGAAAACCCGTTGGAGAAGGTAGCCGACGGATTTAAGGCCGAAACCGATGTACTCTGTTTCGATGAATTTTTCGTCTCCGATATTACCGATGCGATGCTTTTGGCTGAATTGCTGCGTGCATTGTTCGCCCGTGGTATTACGCTGGTGGCGACGTCGAATATTCCGCCGGATGAACTCTACCGCAATGGATTACAGCGCACGCGTTTCCTTCCCGCCATTGCGCTGATTAAACAGCATTGTGAAATACGCAATGTTGATGCGGGTATCGATTATCGCCTCCGCACACTGACGCAGGCTCACCTTTACCTCTCGCCGCTGAACGCAGAAACGACGAGTGCAATGCAGCAGATGTTCACTCGACTTACCGGGAAGGTATGGCAGACGCCGGGGCCGGTGTTGGACATTAACCATCGCCCACTGGCGACGCTTGCCGCCAGCGACGGCGTGCTGGCGGTCGATTTTCACACATTGTGCGTTGAAGCACGGAGCCCAAATGATTACATTGCGCTGGCTAGTCTCTATCACACGGTGCTATTGCACAATGTAACCGTAATGGAAACAAAGGAAGAAAATACCGCCCGCCGTTTTCTGGCGCTGGTGGATGAATGCTACGATCGTCGCATCAAATTGATAATTTCTGCGCAAGCATCGATGTTCGATATCTATCAGGGGGAACATCTGAAATTTGAGTACCAACGCTGTTTATCCCGATTGCAGGAAATGCAAAGTGAAGCGTACCTGCGGCAACCGCACTTAGCGTAG